The sequence GCTTAATGTACAGGTATAAAAATCAGGACGACTTTGGTTTGCCAAGCTCTTCTTTTACCATCTGCACATTTTGGTTGATTAATGCACTGGATGCTACCAGACAGCGTAAAAAAGCGAAAAAATTATTCGATCAACTGCTGTCGTATAGCAATCATGTGGGGCTTTTTAGCGAGGATATCGATTTCAAAACCAAACGTTTATTAGGGAACTTTCCACAGGCTTATTCGCATTTGGCACTTATTGAAACCGCCATTAATTTAGCGAAGGGTGAAACAACTGAGGATGAGCAAATTTTGGATGCAATTCATTAGTGGCCCGGTATAAAATATAGTAATTATTGGTCGCTGTTGGCTTCAAGCTCGGGATCCAGGGTAATCATTGGAGATGCTTCTATTTTCTCAATATCGAGTATTTTAACCAGTGTATTTAAGCCAGCTTCCACGGTAGCTAGTTCATTTTCGTTAAGTTGTAAGAGCTTTTCATTAAGTTGTTCGTGTAACAATGAAGGTATAGTGCTAAGTAACTTATCACCGGAAGAAGTAAGTGTAATATTTACAACGCGTTTATCGCCGGTTTTCGGAAGCCTGGCCAGGTAACCTTTTTTTTCCAGTCGGTTTATAATGCCGCTAACAGTACTTGGATTCAGGTTCAGATACTTTCTTATTTCGCCCTGTGTAGATTGATAATTTGGCGATTCATGTAAAAAACTCAAACAAAGAACCTGAGGAATACTCACGCCGTGTTCTTTCTGTATTTTTTTCGATTCGATGTCGACTGAACGAACTATTTTCCTGATTTTGATTAAAATATCCGTGGTTTCCATTTTCTTCGTATACAAATTTTTTTGCTAATATAATGTGAATTCGGGATAAGCTATCGTTGCAGCTTTAGAATTTTATTTCGGAGATGATTTATAATTTTGCAGAGCAGTGTGGAAAACTACGATAACCCGGTGTTAAAAATGGAAAGTTTGTTGTTGTTCCGGATATTATTCAACGTATGCGATTAGAATAAAATGCAGGTAGAGCCAAACAGAAAAATAATACATGTTGATATGGATGCATTTTTTGCATCGGTAGAACAGCTGGATCATCCGGAACTGCGCGGAAAGCCAATTGCAGTGGGAGGCACCAGTGACAGAGGAGTTGTTGCAGCTGCCAGTTACGAAGCCCGAAAATTTGGGGTGCGCTCTGCAATGTCATCAAAAGTGGCAAAACGTAAGTGCCCCGATCTTATTTTTGTAAAACATCGTTTCGACCGATACAAAGAGATTTCTTCACAAATAAGGAGCATCTTTTTAGAGTATACCGATTTGGTTGAACCACTCTCGCTTGATGAGGCTTACCTCGATGTAACTTATGCTAAAAAAGGCAAACCATCAGCAACTTTAATAGCAAAGGAGATCCGTCAGCGTATTCTCTCCGAAACCGGATTGACGGCATCGGCAGGAGTTTCGTACAATAAGTTTCTTGCAAAAGTGGCATCAGATGTAAACAAACCCAACGGAATGTTTGTGGTTACTCCTGATAAAGCACAGGCTTTTATTGATCAGCTGGAGATCAAAAAGTTTTTTGGTATTGGAAAAGTTACAGCAAAAAAACTGAATGAGATTGGTGTTAGGTACGGACGCGATCTTAAACTGGTTGACAGGCTGGAGCTCACAAGAATGTTTGGTAAAGCCGGCAACTATTATTACAACATCTGTCGTGGAATTGATAACAGAGAGGTACAGCCATCACGCGAACGGAAATCGGTTGGTGCTGAAAATACTTTTTCGCAGGATTTATTTTTAGAGGAAGAATTAAAAAAGCAACTGTTAATAATTGCGGAAAAAGTATGGGGGAGAGCATCCCGGGAGGATGTAAAAGCCAGAACGGTTACGCTAAAGTTTAAATATGCCGATTTTGAACAACACACACGCAGTAAAACCATTGAGCCATATATTAATTCGAAAGATATTTTTATTCGCGAAAGCATGAAACTAATGAGTTCGGAAGGTGGTTTTATAAAAGGTATAAGATTACTTGGACTGACGCTTTCTAATTTTTTGCATGAGCAGGAGGGAGAAAAGGGCGTTCAGTTGGTAATCGAATTTTGATAATCGAAGGACAAATAATAGTTTATGAATTACATTATTTGCTTTAACTCTCGTATCTTTCCTGCTAATTATTAATAACGCAGACCGACAGGAAGGAACACTTCTCACTTCGGTCTTCTGACTTCAAGCTTCATCATGAAACGAATAAAACGCTTTTTTCTGATAGTAATTCTTTTGGCGATAATTACTTACCTGCTGGGGCCAAAGCCACCCAAGCCGGAGCTGAATAAGGATCTGCCATCAATTTCGGCAAGTATTGCAAATATTGAAAGTTTTGTAGAACGCAAGGAAGCAGCCTTTTCGGTTAAACCGGATAACGAGTCGCGCATATTTTGGGCCAACGATACCTTAAAAGAGCGTACTGATTACTGTGTGTTGTACCTGCACGGATTTTCAGCGTCGTGGTACGAAGGGCATCCTGCGCATGAACGATTTGCCAGCCACTTTGGGTACAATTTGTATGTGCCACGTTTACACGATCATGGTTTGGTTACCGAAGATGCATTAATGGATATGACTCCTGATAAATTGTATGCATCGGCAAAAGAGGCATTGATGATAGCACGAAGCCTGGGCCGGAAAGTGATTGTTATGAGCACTTCAACTGGAGGAACGCTGGGATTAAAACTGGCGGCAGATTTTCCGGAGTATGTAGACGGATTGATTCTGTATTCGCCAAATATAAAGGTGTACAATAAAACTATGGTATTATTATCGAAACCATGGGGCCTGCAACTCGGACGAAAAGTTATGGGTGGTAAATACCGCATTTCTGAAGATGATCCGGAATCGGAAGATTGTAAATACTGGAATTGCAAATACCGTGTGGAAGCACTGGTTTATTTGCAACAATTGCTGGATGCTACAATGACCAAAGAAACGTTTGGACGTGTATCTGTGCCTGTATTTTTGGGTTATTACTATAAAGACGATGAGAACCAGGATAATACCGTTAGTGTAGATGCTATGCTTGATATGTTTGAAGAGTTGGGAACATTGCCAAACCAGAAAGTTAAAAAGGCATTTCCTGAAGCTGGAGATCATGTAATTGCCTGCGAGCTTACATCGGGAAGCGTGGAAGAAGTAATTGCCGAAACCATTCGTTTCGGAGAAGGTATTTTAGGATTAAGCTCAACCCGCTAGCTGTCATTTCGAAGGAGGAACGACTGAGAAATCTGAAACCTATGAAAGACCACAATTATTTCGTACACATTGTTACAAACAAAAATAAAACGGTTTTATATATAGGCGTTACGAATGATCTCCAAAGGCGGGTATTCGAACATGAAAATGGATCAATTCCCGGTTTCTCGAAAAAATATAATTGTAATTTTCTTGTTTTTTATGAACATTTCCAACAGGTTGAACATGCCATTGAGAGGGAGAAAGAAATAAAGAAGTGGAGGGGAGAAAAGAAAAATAATTTGGTCAGAGAGTTTAATCCAAACTGGGATTTTCTGAATCAAAAGATTTATTCCTCCTTGTAACAGATTTCTCCTCGTGCCTCGTCGAAATGACAGATTCTTATTGTTATGAAATCTGGGCAGCTGCCTCGTCGTCTAAAAACCAGGTCAATATTCCGTTGGTTGGACTTATGTAGTAGGCCGGTAACAGTTGTGCAGCATCATTATCATTCATTATTTCTGATATTCGCAAAGCTTTGTTCGAGCCGGTAACCAGGAAAAACACCTGGTTGGCATTGTTTAGTACATTTCCGGTGATCGTAATTCTTTTTTGCCCCGTTAGCGGATGAACGGCAACAGCACAGTTTTGTTCGTATTCAAACAGTTCTAACTGATCGGGAAAAATGGAAGCGGTATGGCCATCGTCGCCAAGTCCCAGAATTATAAGATCAAAGACAGGATCTTTTCCCCTTGAATTCAGGGTGTCTTGCATCTCTTTTGAATAACGAAGTGCCTCCTTTTCAGGGTCTTCTTCGCCACGAATTCGGTGTATATTGTCTTCTGGTATATCGATATTTGAAATCAGATAGTCGACAGTCATTTTATAGTTGCTTTGCTCATCGGTTGGAGGAACACAACGCTCGTCTCCCCACCACAGATGAATGCGCTCCCACGGTATCTGATCTGCATATTTTTTACTTATCTTTTTGAAAAGTCCTTTAGGTGAATTCCCTCCCGAAAGAGCGATATCAAAAATCTCCTGATTTGAATTCTGTACCATCTTAATAAGCTCTTTGGCGATGGCTTTGTAAACATTCTTCGGTTTCGAAAAAATTTTTACTTCTGTAAAGGTCTTCATATCAATTGGTTTATCGCTTATTCACAAATATATGCTAAAGTTCACAATACAAACCATCGTTAGATAAGTTTTTGCACGGATAGCGCCATTTTCCGTTTCCAATCAATTTGTCTGAGTCTTCCGGCCCCCAACTACCTGCAGGATAACCATAAATAGGAATCTCCGGATTGGTATCCCATGCATTAATTATGGGCTGAACAAATTCCCATGCTGCTTCAACAGCATCGCCACGGGCATAAAGTGTAGCATCGCCCTGCATACAATCCAGGAGGAGGCGTTCGTAGGCAGCCGGAACCTTTTTATCGGCCAAATCAGAGTAATGAAAATCCATATTTACCGTTTGAACCTTAAATCCTGTTCCCGGTGTTTTCATGCCAAATTTCAGTAGAATTCCTTCGTCGGGCTGAATACGGATAATTAACTGATTGTTCCCCTGCGTTCCTTCCGGTCCAAAAAGATGGTGCGGTACTTTTCTGAAATGAATAACAATCTCGGTAACTCGCGTGGGGAGTTTTTTCCCGGTGCGAATGTAAAACGGAACACCTGCCCAGCGCCAGTTGTCAATAAAAAATTTTAAGGCGACAAAAGTTTCGGTGCGCGAAAACTTTGCCACACCGGGCTCTTCGCGATAACC comes from uncultured Draconibacterium sp. and encodes:
- a CDS encoding alpha/beta hydrolase — its product is MKRIKRFFLIVILLAIITYLLGPKPPKPELNKDLPSISASIANIESFVERKEAAFSVKPDNESRIFWANDTLKERTDYCVLYLHGFSASWYEGHPAHERFASHFGYNLYVPRLHDHGLVTEDALMDMTPDKLYASAKEALMIARSLGRKVIVMSTSTGGTLGLKLAADFPEYVDGLILYSPNIKVYNKTMVLLSKPWGLQLGRKVMGGKYRISEDDPESEDCKYWNCKYRVEALVYLQQLLDATMTKETFGRVSVPVFLGYYYKDDENQDNTVSVDAMLDMFEELGTLPNQKVKKAFPEAGDHVIACELTSGSVEEVIAETIRFGEGILGLSSTR
- the dinB gene encoding DNA polymerase IV, whose protein sequence is MQVEPNRKIIHVDMDAFFASVEQLDHPELRGKPIAVGGTSDRGVVAAASYEARKFGVRSAMSSKVAKRKCPDLIFVKHRFDRYKEISSQIRSIFLEYTDLVEPLSLDEAYLDVTYAKKGKPSATLIAKEIRQRILSETGLTASAGVSYNKFLAKVASDVNKPNGMFVVTPDKAQAFIDQLEIKKFFGIGKVTAKKLNEIGVRYGRDLKLVDRLELTRMFGKAGNYYYNICRGIDNREVQPSRERKSVGAENTFSQDLFLEEELKKQLLIIAEKVWGRASREDVKARTVTLKFKYADFEQHTRSKTIEPYINSKDIFIRESMKLMSSEGGFIKGIRLLGLTLSNFLHEQEGEKGVQLVIEF
- the pgl gene encoding 6-phosphogluconolactonase — its product is MKTFTEVKIFSKPKNVYKAIAKELIKMVQNSNQEIFDIALSGGNSPKGLFKKISKKYADQIPWERIHLWWGDERCVPPTDEQSNYKMTVDYLISNIDIPEDNIHRIRGEEDPEKEALRYSKEMQDTLNSRGKDPVFDLIILGLGDDGHTASIFPDQLELFEYEQNCAVAVHPLTGQKRITITGNVLNNANQVFFLVTGSNKALRISEIMNDNDAAQLLPAYYISPTNGILTWFLDDEAAAQIS
- a CDS encoding MarR family transcriptional regulator → MYTKKMETTDILIKIRKIVRSVDIESKKIQKEHGVSIPQVLCLSFLHESPNYQSTQGEIRKYLNLNPSTVSGIINRLEKKGYLARLPKTGDKRVVNITLTSSGDKLLSTIPSLLHEQLNEKLLQLNENELATVEAGLNTLVKILDIEKIEASPMITLDPELEANSDQ